The following are encoded in a window of Ignicoccus islandicus DSM 13165 genomic DNA:
- a CDS encoding CBS domain-containing protein, whose amino-acid sequence MNGKITVKDVMSTPVEVIRDSASIREAAQRMIESGIGSLIVINDEGEALGIVTERDIVRAVAEGMDLDSPVSSLMSEELLTVEPTTSVLKALEMMKAHGVRHLPVVEGDEIVGLISLRDLAFAAATEMLINRLLHTLKEELE is encoded by the coding sequence TTGAACGGTAAGATCACAGTAAAGGACGTCATGAGTACTCCAGTAGAGGTAATTAGGGATTCAGCGAGCATTAGAGAAGCTGCTCAGAGAATGATTGAAAGTGGAATAGGCAGCTTAATAGTTATCAACGATGAAGGCGAAGCCTTAGGCATTGTTACTGAGAGAGACATAGTACGCGCAGTAGCTGAAGGGATGGACTTAGACTCGCCAGTATCTAGTCTAATGAGTGAGGAGCTCTTAACCGTAGAGCCTACTACAAGCGTGTTAAAGGCACTTGAAATGATGAAAGCACATGGAGTAAGACACCTTCCGGTCGTCGAAGGCGATGAAATAGTGGGCCTAATTTCTCTAAGGGACCTAGCGTTCGCAGCAGCCACTGAGATGTTAATAAACAGGCTCTTACATACTCTCAAAGAAGAATTAGAGTAG
- the acs gene encoding acetate--CoA ligase: MEESKNVLPITQGVVPTGKLKEMRKRALEDPEGFWSEIANELYWKKGWEKVIDGEAPYFKWFVGGKTNLSYNALDRHVKSWRKNKAAIIWEGEPGDVRVLTYYQLWKEVNKFANVLKDLGVKKGDRVTIYMPMVPEAVVAMLATVRIGAIHSVVFSGFSAKGLAERINDAQAKVVITADGMWRRGKKLNLKDIVDKALQETPSVESVVVYNRLGLEVNMEEGRDYKWDDLMEGAKTYAEPEWVESEHPSFILYTSGTTGKPKGIIHDTGGYMVGVYATMKWVFDIRDDDIHWCTADIGWITGHSYVVYGPLLHGATTLMYEGAPDYPKPDRWWSIVEKYGVTTLYTAPTAIRMFMRYGEKWVEKHDLSSLRLLGSVGEPINPEAWWWYYKYIGKEKCPIVDTWWQTETGHIMISPVPGIELVPLKPGSATYPLPGIDAEVVDENGNPVPPNTRGYLVIRRPWPGMLHGIWGDPERYVRTYWSKFPGMYFTGDYAMKDNDGYFWILGRADDVIKVAGHRLGTLELESAFVAHPAVSEAAVVAKPHPVKGEAIVAFVTLKEGYQPSDELREELRKWIRDTIGPVATPEEIHFVSKLPKTRSGKIMRRVLRAVITGQQLGDLSTLEDEASVEEVKRAVEQLRKDLGL; encoded by the coding sequence TTGGAGGAATCCAAGAACGTTCTGCCTATAACTCAAGGCGTTGTTCCGACCGGCAAGCTCAAAGAAATGAGAAAGAGGGCCCTAGAAGATCCTGAGGGCTTCTGGTCAGAGATAGCCAACGAATTGTACTGGAAGAAGGGCTGGGAGAAAGTAATTGATGGAGAAGCTCCGTACTTCAAGTGGTTCGTTGGAGGTAAAACTAACCTCTCTTACAACGCCCTCGACAGACACGTAAAGAGTTGGAGGAAGAACAAGGCCGCAATTATATGGGAGGGCGAGCCTGGTGACGTTCGCGTATTGACCTATTATCAACTATGGAAAGAAGTAAATAAGTTTGCTAACGTACTTAAGGACTTAGGCGTAAAGAAAGGTGATAGAGTAACAATTTACATGCCTATGGTACCTGAAGCAGTAGTAGCTATGCTCGCCACTGTTAGAATAGGTGCTATTCACAGCGTCGTGTTCTCTGGCTTTTCTGCAAAGGGTCTCGCGGAGAGGATAAACGACGCTCAAGCGAAAGTAGTCATTACTGCTGATGGAATGTGGAGGAGAGGTAAGAAGCTAAACTTGAAGGACATCGTCGATAAGGCCCTACAAGAAACGCCTTCAGTGGAGAGCGTTGTCGTCTACAACAGGTTAGGTCTGGAAGTGAACATGGAGGAAGGCAGAGACTACAAGTGGGACGACTTAATGGAAGGCGCCAAGACTTACGCCGAACCCGAGTGGGTTGAGAGCGAACATCCCTCCTTCATTCTATACACTTCCGGTACAACCGGTAAGCCTAAGGGAATCATTCACGACACAGGAGGTTACATGGTCGGCGTCTACGCTACTATGAAATGGGTATTTGACATAAGGGACGATGACATCCACTGGTGTACGGCCGATATCGGTTGGATCACCGGCCACTCCTATGTGGTGTACGGTCCGCTTCTACACGGAGCCACGACCTTAATGTACGAGGGAGCGCCGGACTACCCTAAGCCGGATCGCTGGTGGAGCATCGTAGAGAAGTACGGTGTAACTACCTTGTATACTGCACCTACTGCAATAAGGATGTTCATGAGGTATGGCGAAAAGTGGGTCGAGAAACACGATCTGAGCTCGCTAAGATTGCTGGGAAGCGTAGGTGAGCCTATAAACCCAGAGGCTTGGTGGTGGTACTATAAGTACATAGGTAAAGAGAAGTGTCCGATCGTTGACACGTGGTGGCAGACTGAAACTGGTCACATAATGATAAGCCCGGTTCCTGGAATAGAATTAGTGCCCTTGAAGCCAGGTTCCGCTACTTATCCGCTACCCGGCATTGATGCAGAAGTCGTAGATGAGAACGGTAATCCAGTACCACCCAACACTAGAGGTTACCTCGTAATAAGGAGGCCATGGCCCGGTATGCTCCACGGTATCTGGGGCGATCCGGAGAGGTACGTTAGGACTTACTGGAGCAAGTTCCCTGGAATGTACTTTACCGGAGACTATGCAATGAAGGACAACGACGGCTACTTCTGGATCTTAGGTAGAGCTGACGACGTAATTAAAGTGGCCGGTCACAGACTAGGTACCTTAGAGTTAGAGAGCGCGTTCGTCGCGCACCCAGCGGTATCCGAAGCAGCAGTAGTTGCCAAGCCTCATCCAGTTAAGGGAGAGGCAATAGTTGCTTTCGTCACCCTAAAGGAAGGATACCAACCCAGTGACGAGCTAAGGGAGGAGTTAAGGAAATGGATTAGGGACACAATAGGTCCCGTAGCCACGCCCGAAGAGATACACTTCGTAAGCAAGCTGCCCAAGACTAGGAGCGGAAAGATAATGAGAAGGGTCCTAAGAGCCGTAATAACTGGTCAACAACTGGGCGACCTCAGTACTCTCGAGGACGAGGCCTCTGTCGAGGAAGTGAAGAGAGCTGTCGAACAACTGAGAAAGGACTTGGGACTCTAG